In bacterium, the sequence AGGATTAAAAAATTCCATTCCGGCCGACGGGTCATCAGCTCGGCATAGCGCCCGGGCGGCCAGTTCTTGTTGGCGAAAACCCCGCCCGCTCCGATGTTCAGGCCGACGAGCGGCGCGCCGGGGTCCAGACCCTTTCCTTTCATCTCTCGGTCCAGGATATCCGCCGCCTTCCCCCGGTCCTCCTCGGACGGTCGAAGCTCGTAGGGCTCGCCCTGGTAGTCCAGAGTCAGGGCCTCGGCCAAGAGCTCCTGGTACGACCGGGTGTTTTTGGAAAATTTTTCCTCGTCGTCGAGTCCCAGCCGCCAGTAGTACTCCGCCTCCGGGTTGGAGACCACGAGGGCGCCGCGCCCGTCGTGGGTGAACCCCCACCGCTCCCCGGCCTCCACCGAGAGGCCCAGCCCCGTGGCCGCGGGCTCCTTGTCCAGGACATACACGGCGTCGAAACGCCGCCCGCGCAGGCCGACGACCGTTTCGAGGTCCAGCGGCAGGGCCCGGTCAACCAGTGGCTGATTCGCCACCAGGTCCAGGGCCTTGGGATGGGTGACCCAGGTGAGGAAGGCGTCGTCGCCGTGACGCCGCCGGAGGGAGGGTAAAAGGGCGGTGGTGCGCAGGACGTCGCCCAGGGCGCCCAGCTTTACCACCAACACTTCCGCGCCGCGCGGGGCGTGGTGCGGGCAGTCCGGGCACAGGCGCTTGAACCGGCAGGGCCGGTCGCCCAGATACCAGCGGCAGTCCGTGCGGGCGTACCACTCGGTCATCTTCCGCCTCGGGGTGACTCGGAGAAGAGCGTCACTGGGCCGGTCAATGGGGGATGTAGGGGGAGAGCCCGTACTTTTCCTGGAGCTCGGAGGCCGTCTTGGCGGCCTCATCCAGGTTGTGGAACGGCCCGACCCGGACGCGGTACAGCGGCTTCTCGTCGGAGGCCAGCGGCTCGACGACATAGGCCGTATACCCGTCGGCGCCCAGCTTGTCCACCAAGCCCTGGGCGTTCTCCGGATTACCGAAGGCCCCCACCTGGACCGAGTAGGTCACGTTGCCGTCGGTGGAAGCGGTCCCCGTCTCGGTGTGCTGGCCGTTGCCCTCCATGATTTTAACCAGCTCGGGCGGGAGCTCCAGGGGCTGCTCTTTGGGCGTCTCCCCCTCGGCCACCTCGTTCGGCATGACGACGAGATCCCCTTCGCTGGTGTAGAAGACGAGCTCGCGGGTGTTTTCCCCGTTGGGGTTCACGTCGGGGGCCTCCACGAGGACCTCCTGGGCGTCCTCACCCTCGTGGGTGACTTTTTCGCAGGTCTGGGTGAGGAGAAAGGTCCCGCCGGCGACGATTATCACCAGGGCCAGGATCAGCCCGGTGAAAGCGATCCCGGTCTTTTTCCTCGTGGGCGGCACCGGTTCACCGTACTGGAGATTATCCACGGCCGACCTCCTGGCAGAGCTCGAACGCCGTCGTGCCGAGCCCCAACTTCTGCGCCTCGACCAGCTGGACTCCCGGGTCCACGTTCCGATATATAAAACGGAATTTGTCCTGTCCGGGTTCCGCGCCCTCGGCCGCCGAGCCGGGGATGGCGGGGGCTTCGTTGACCAGTCGCCAGCACGCGGCGTCCACGGCCACCGGGTCGGTGCCGGCCAGGATGCCCAGGTCGGGCACCAGGGGCGGCCCGTTGAAGGGGTAGCAGTCGCAGGCCGGGCTCACGTCGGTGACGAAGTTGACGTAAAAGACTTTCCCCTTGAGTGCTCTCGTCAGGGCCGCGGCGTACTCGACGATGCGCCGTTGCACCTCGACCGGCGCCTGGTCCCAGCGGAAGCGGATGGCGTTCTCCGGGCAGGACATGAGGCAGTGGGCGCAGCCGGTGCAGCTCGCTTCCCGGATCGCGGCGGTCCCGTCCTCGATTTCTATCGCGCCGGAGGCGCACCACTCCAGGCATAGGCCGCAGCCGGTACAATTTTTTGCGTCCACAAAGGGCTTCGATTGGTTGTGCATGTAGAACTTGCCCGCCTTGGTGGCGCAGCCCATGCCCAGGTTCTTGAGCGCACCGCCGAATCCGGTCACCTCGTGGCCCTTGAAGTGGCTCAGGCAGACCAGGGCGTCGGCCTTGGCCACGGCGGCGGCGAGATGCACCGGCGGGTTCCCCTCCACGGGCGACGGGACCGTTACCGCTTCGTCGCCCTTCAACCCGTCGGCCGGGAGGAAAGGCGCGCCGACATTCACGCTCGCGAAGCCGTGGCGCTCCGCCGTGCGCATGAGGTCCAGCCCGTTGCGACGCCGGCCGGTGTAGAGGGTCGTCGAGTCGGTCAAGAACGGCTTGCCCCCGAGCTCCCGAATCAGGTCCAATACCGCCTCCGTGTAAGGGGGGCGGATGTAGGCCAGATTGCCCGGTTCACCGACGTGGAGCTTCACCGCGGTGATGTCGCCCTTCCCGATGATCTCCGGCAGGCCGGCGGCTCTCAACATCGGTACGAAGAGGGCCAGGGAGCTTTTCCGGCGGCTCTCGGTCAGGCTCAACAGGTGTACCCGGGAGGACAACCTCACCTCGCTTTTCGGCGATTATAGCGGCAAAACGGGCTACTGTAAAGCCGTGACCGCCCAATACAAAGGCGGTCCCGACGGGCCGCCTCCCCCACCGAACAGACGTTCGGTTCACCGCTCGTCCTCGGGCGGTACATCGCCGAGCCAGTCGTAGTCCTTCCCGATGCGGAAGAACCCCGGGAATTTCTCGAAATCCTTGAGGTCATCCTCGGCGGTCTTGCCCAGGAGACCCACCCGGACGAGCTCGAAGACGATTTTGCCGAAATCCAGCGGCTTCTTGACCCCCCATTCGGCGAAGACCTCGCCGGCGAGCGGTCCGAAGTGGTTGCGGCCCAGTTCGACCAGCCCGGCGAGGAGCTCCTGTCCCGTGATGTGCCGCGGCTCGGAGAGGCGACCGACGATATGCCCCACCGCGGCCAGGACGAAGCGGTAGGCCCGGTGCGAGTAACTCTGGTCGAGGTTGCCGAAAACCTCATCGAACTTGTCTAGGGGCTCACTCATGGCGTGGTAAGTCTACCCGATGCGGGGACCGGGGGCAAGGGCTTACCCCCCGAAGGGGTCGTCGAACCAGAGCCGCCCCAGGCGGAAATGGGCGAACATGACGAGGGCCGCGCTCCAGCCGGCAAGCTGGACCAGCTCGAAAAAGAAGCGGGTGACGGCGTGGAAATCGGCCATCGCGGTGTGGTCGGCGAAGAGGGGCAGGAGCGCCGGAAGCGCGTAGTAGAGCGGATCCCACACGAGTGGGAGCCCGAAGGAGATTGCGACCACGACGAGCCCTACGCCGATAGCGGCCGGAACCGGCAGGTGCAGCCGGAGGAGATAACCCAGCGACGTCATGAACAGAAGACCGGGGATGAGGAGGAGCACCGCGTCCAGGATGAGGGCGTAAAAACTGCCCGTCGCGGCCCAGAGCGCGACCCCCCCCGTCAGCGAGAGGAAGAGGAGCGCGGTGAGGGCCATGGCCAGCGCGGCCAGGAGACGACCCAGAAGGTACGTGAAGCGGCCCGAGGCCCGGGTGGCGCCGAAGAAGAGCCACGGCGTCCCGGCGGCCTCGCCGGCGGCGTCCACTCCGAAGAAGAGCCCCAGGAGCAGGCCTATCGGGAAATAGGCCAGCGACTGGAGGTTGCGGGTGAGGAGGATGAGCTGCTGGCCCAGCGGAG encodes:
- a CDS encoding glycosyltransferase family 9 protein: MTEWYARTDCRWYLGDRPCRFKRLCPDCPHHAPRGAEVLVVKLGALGDVLRTTALLPSLRRRHGDDAFLTWVTHPKALDLVANQPLVDRALPLDLETVVGLRGRRFDAVYVLDKEPAATGLGLSVEAGERWGFTHDGRGALVVSNPEAEYYWRLGLDDEEKFSKNTRSYQELLAEALTLDYQGEPYELRPSEEDRGKAADILDREMKGKGLDPGAPLVGLNIGAGGVFANKNWPPGRYAELMTRRPEWNFLILGGPAEARTIDVLAEAPNALSGGSDNPLLRFAALAEKCAVVVTGDTLGLHVALAVGTPVIDLHGLGEKLLSDYDCAPCYRRTCDTSPSCVEAVGTDAVLEAVERLLRG
- a CDS encoding SPOR domain-containing protein produces the protein MDNLQYGEPVPPTRKKTGIAFTGLILALVIIVAGGTFLLTQTCEKVTHEGEDAQEVLVEAPDVNPNGENTRELVFYTSEGDLVVMPNEVAEGETPKEQPLELPPELVKIMEGNGQHTETGTASTDGNVTYSVQVGAFGNPENAQGLVDKLGADGYTAYVVEPLASDEKPLYRVRVGPFHNLDEAAKTASELQEKYGLSPYIPH
- a CDS encoding DUF362 domain-containing protein; this encodes MSSRVHLLSLTESRRKSSLALFVPMLRAAGLPEIIGKGDITAVKLHVGEPGNLAYIRPPYTEAVLDLIRELGGKPFLTDSTTLYTGRRRNGLDLMRTAERHGFASVNVGAPFLPADGLKGDEAVTVPSPVEGNPPVHLAAAVAKADALVCLSHFKGHEVTGFGGALKNLGMGCATKAGKFYMHNQSKPFVDAKNCTGCGLCLEWCASGAIEIEDGTAAIREASCTGCAHCLMSCPENAIRFRWDQAPVEVQRRIVEYAAALTRALKGKVFYVNFVTDVSPACDCYPFNGPPLVPDLGILAGTDPVAVDAACWRLVNEAPAIPGSAAEGAEPGQDKFRFIYRNVDPGVQLVEAQKLGLGTTAFELCQEVGRG